Proteins encoded in a region of the Pseudochaenichthys georgianus chromosome 20, fPseGeo1.2, whole genome shotgun sequence genome:
- the ythdf3 gene encoding YTH domain-containing family protein 3, with amino-acid sequence MSATTVDQRPKGQGNKVQNGSMHQKDGVNDDDFEPYLGGQTNQNNSYQPMSDPYMPSYYAPSIGFPYSLGEAAWSTAGDPPMPYLTTYGQMSNGEPHFLPDGVFSQPGALGNTPPFLGQHGFNFFPGNADFSTWGTSVSQGQSTQSSVYSNSYGYAPSSLGRAITDGQAGFGSDTQLSKVPMLNSIEQGMTGLKLGTDMVAAVTKTVGSPLGTAGMSSMAANSLPPPVSSSAPKPASWAAIAKKPAKPQPKVKPKANMGMGGGAIPPPPIKHNMNIGTWDDKGSMNKPPLAQNMMPPQPMMQQPLLAQPQPLLQNPLPPQPQHHHQHQQHHQQHQHHQQHQHHQQQQHHQQQQHHQHQPQHQHQHQPQHQHQHQPFQLHSLQSPQHPQHMPPGPPHMHLSSQPGPPQPLHQQQPGPPPNRWVAPRNRGEGFGMVGGVPLNASPCSGEVHPVLEKLRALNNYNPKDFDWSLKNGRVFIIKSYSEDDIHRSIKYSIWCSTEHGNKRLDGAYRSLGNKGPLYLLFSVNGSGHFCGVAEMRSPVDYNAYAGVWSQDKWKGKFEVKWAFIKDVPNNQLRHIRLENNDNKPVTNSRDTQEVPLEKAKQVLKIIATFKHTTSIFDDFAHYEKRQEEEEALRKERNRNKQ; translated from the exons ATGTCTGCGACCACAGTCGATCAG AGACCCAAAGGACAAGGAAATAAAG TGCAAAACGGATCAATGCATCAAAAGGATGGAGTCAACGATGATGACTTTGAGCCTTATCTAGGCGGCCAGACAAATCAG AATAACAGCTACCAACCAATGTCTGACCCCTACATGCCCAGCTACTATGCTCCATCCATTGGTTTCCCTTACTCTCTGGGAGAGGCCGCCTGGTCCACAGCAGGAGACCCCCCTATGCCCTACCTGACCACCTATGGACAGATGAGCAATGGCGAGCCTCACTTCCTCCCTGACGGTGTGTTTAGCCAGCCCGGTGCCCTGGGGAACACCCCCCCCTTCCTGGGCCAGCATGGCTTCAACTTCTTCCCTGGTAATGCAGACTTTTCCACCTGGGGAACCAGTGTCTCTCAGGGCCAGTCCACCCAGAGCTCGGTCTACAGTAACAGCTACGGTTACGCCCCCAGCTCTCTGGGTCGGGCCATCACGGACGGACAGGCGGGCTTTGGAAGCGACACCCAGCTGAGTAAAGTCCCGATGCTGAACAGCATTGAGCAAGGTATGACAGGCTTGAAACTGGGTACGGACATGGTGGCAGCTGTCACCAAAACCGTGGGCTCCCCACTGGGCACAGCAGGTATGAGCAGCATGGCAGCCAATAGCCTCCCTCCGCCTGTGAGCTCCTCCGCCCCGAAACCTGCCTCCTGGGCGGCCATCGCCAAGAAGCCGGCCAAGCCGCAGCCGAAGGTCAAACCCAAAGCCAACATGGGGATGGGAGGAGGCGCCATTCCCCCGCCCCCCATAAAGCACAATATGAACATTGGTACTTGGGACGATAAGGGCTCAATGAACAAGCCCCCCTTAGCTCAGAATATGATGCCCCCGCAGCCCATGATGCAGCAGCCTCTCCTAGCTCAGCCCCAGCCCTTGCTGCAGAACCCGTTGCCCCCTCAGCCCCAACACCATCACCAACATCAACAACATCACCAACAACATCAACATCACCAACAACATCAAcatcaccaacaacaacaacatcatcaacaacaacaacatcatcAACACCAGCCCCAACACCAACATCAACACCAGCCCCAACACCAACATCAACACCAGCCCTTCCAGCTCCACTCTCTCCAGTCCCCCCAGCACCCCCAGCATATGCCCCCTGGCCCCCCTCACATGCACCTCTCCTCTCAACCTGGCCCCCCACAGCCCCTCCATCAGCAGCAGCCCGGTCCACCCCCCAACCGCTGGGTGGCTCCCAGGAACCGCGGTGAGGGCTTCGGTATGGTTGGGGGCGTCCCCCTGAATGCCTCGCCCTGCTCCGGTGAGGTGCACCCCGTGCTGGAGAAGCTGCGCGCCCTCAACAACTACAACCCCAAAGACTTTGACTGGAGCTTGAAAAACGGGCGCGTTTTCATTATCAAGAGCTATTCTGAAGACGACATCCACCGCTCCATCAAGTACTCCATCTGGTGCAGCACAGAACATGGCAACAAGCGCCTGGACGGTGCCTACCGCTCGCTGGGCAACAAGGGCCCCCTGTACCTGTTGTTCAGCGTCAACGGCAGCGGGCACTTCTGCGGCGTGGCCGAGATGCGCTCCCCGGTGGACTACAATGCCTACGCGGGCGTCTGGTCTCAGGACAAGTGGAAGGGCAAGTTCGAGGTGAAGTGGGCGTTCATCAAAGACGTGCCCAACAACCAGCTGCGACACATCCGGCTGGAGAACAATGACAACAAGCCGGTGACCAACTCCAGGGACACTCAGGAAGTGCCTCTGGAGAAGGCCAAACAAGTGCTTAAAATTATCGCCACTTTCAAGCATACCACCTCAATCTTTGATGACTTTGCACATTACGAGAAACgtcaggaagaggaggaggcttTGAGGAAG GAGCGCAATAGAAATAAACAGTAA
- the tagln3b gene encoding transgelin-3b → MANRGPSYGLSREVQAKIEQKYDVDLEQRLVDWIVAQCGGNMERPQPGRENFQKWLMDGTILCRLINSLYPRGKEPIKKILETQMAFKQMEKISQFLQAAEAYGVSTTDIFQTVDLWEGKDMAAVQRTLMALGSVALTKDDGHYRGDRDWFNRKAQGYRREFSQEQLRQGQGLIGLQMGSNRGASQAGMTGYGQHRQIM, encoded by the exons ATGGCGAACAGAGGGCCGAGCTACGGCCTGAGCCGAGAGGTGCAGGCGAAGATCGAGCAGAAGTACGACGTGGATCTGGAGCAGCGGCTGGTGGACTGGATCGTGGCTCAGTGCGGAGGAAACATGGAGAGGCCGCAGCCCGGCAGGGAGAACTTCCAGAAGTGGCTGATGGATGGAACA ATCCTCTGTAGGCTTATCAACAGCCTGTATCCGAGGGGAAAGGAGCCTATCAAGAAGATCCTCGAGACACAGATGGCCTTCAAACAAATGGAGAAGATCTCTCAGTTCCTGCAGGCGGCTGAAGCGTATGGAGTCTCGACCACTGACATATTTCAGACGGTGGACCTCTGGGAAG GAAAGGACATGGCAGCTGTGCAAAGAACTCTCATGGCTCTTGGTAGCGTGGCTCTAACTAAGGACGACGGGCATTACAGAGGTGACCGAGACTGGTTCAACAG GAAAGCCCAGGGGTATCGTCGGGAGTTCAGCCAGGAGCAGCTCCGCCAGGGTCAGGGTTTGATCGGCCTGCAGATGGGCAGTAACCGCGGGGCTTCCCAGGCCGGGATGACGGGCTACGGCCAGCACCGTCAGATCATGTAG
- the abhd10b gene encoding abhydrolase domain containing 10, depalmitoylase b, translating to MAAVALRSCRRGLSQILSNGGPAALSSQRLEGARRHKSTVQYASRPDLPKLAYRRVKGKSPGVLFLPGYASNMNGQKAEALEEFCRSLGHSYLRFDYTGHGASEGVLSEGTIGTWKKDVLYVLDELVEGPQIMVGSSLGGWLMLLAAIARPEKAAALVGISTAADHIVTVYNSLSLEARKVFEEKGAWTLPTKHPEEGLYDFNMDFLKEAENHCVLQSPIPITCPVRLIHGLKDEDVPWHISMQVAERILSADVDVILRRQGQHRMSERDDIKLMVYTIDDLIDKLTTMV from the exons ATGGCAGCCGTCGCGCTGAGGTCCTGCCGCAGAGGACTTTCACAGATTTTAAGTAATGGAGGCCCTGCTGCTTTGTCTTCACAGCGTCTCGAAG GAGCCCGGAGACACAAGTCCACAGTCCAGTATGCCTCCCGACCAGACCTTCCCAAGCTGGCCTACAGGAGGGTGAAGGGGAAGAGCCCCGGGGTGCTCTTCCTCCCGGGATATGCATCCAACATGAATGGGCAGAAAGCCGAGGCACTGGAGGAGTTCTGTAGGTCACTAGGCCACTCATACCTTAG GTTTGACTACACGGGACATGGGGCCTCGGAGGGGGTGCTATCAGAAGGAACCATCGGTACCTGGAAAAAAGACGTCCTCTACGTGTTGGATGAGTTAGTAGAGGGGCCACAG ATAATGGTGGGCTCCAGTTTAGGGGGATGGTTGATGCTGCTGGCAGCCATTGCAAGACCGGAGAAGGCTGCAGCTCTGGTGGGCATCTCCACTGCCGCCGACCACATCGTCACTGTGTACAACTCTCTTTCTCTGGAG GCACGCAAGGTGTTTGAGGAGAAGGGGGCGTGGACTCTGCCCACCAAGCACCCGGAGGAGGGTTTGTACGACTTTAACATGGACTTTCTGAAAGAGGCAGAAAATCACTGTGTTCTCCAGAGTCCCATCCCCATCACCTGTCCTGTGCGGCTCATCCACGGGCTGAAGGACGAGGACGTGCCCTGGCACATCTCCATGCAGGTGGCCGAACGCATCCTCAGCGCCGATGTCGATGTCATCCTGCGGCGACAAGGCCAGCACCGCATGTCCGAGAGGGACGACATCAAGCTCATGGTCTACACCATCGATGACCTCATCGACAAGCTGACCACCATGGTCTGA